A stretch of the Notamacropus eugenii isolate mMacEug1 chromosome 2, mMacEug1.pri_v2, whole genome shotgun sequence genome encodes the following:
- the LOC140524083 gene encoding LOW QUALITY PROTEIN: serum amyloid P-component-like (The sequence of the model RefSeq protein was modified relative to this genomic sequence to represent the inferred CDS: substituted 1 base at 1 genomic stop codon), whose protein sequence is MRRKVFVFPKESSDAHVFLILQMEKPLQNLTVCLHDFTDPIRSYSLFSYATRANDNEILLYRSRVGEYNLNTGNEKVSFRINNDLSFPIHICVNXESASGISELWINNKPLVRKVLKKGYLVGAKAKIVLGQEQDSFGGSFDNKQSFVGEIGEVHMWDFVLSPDEVHSSYSDENFGGNILNWEALNYEIKGYVVIKPQLWS, encoded by the coding sequence ATGAGAAGGAAAGTGTTTGTATTCCCTAAAGAATCATCTGATGCCCATGTCTTCCTAATCCTTCAGATGGAGAAACCACTGCAGAATCTCACTGTGTGCCTGCATGACTTCACTGACCCCATCCGTTCCTACAGTCTGTTCTCCTATGCCACCAGAGCCAATGACAATGAAATTCTCCTATATAGGTCCAGGGTTGGGGAGTACAATCTGAACACTGGGAATGAAAAGGTTTCTTTTAGAATCAATAATGACCTTTCTTTCCCAATCCATATTTGTGTAAACTGAGAGTCAGCTTCAGGCATATCTGAACTGTGGATAAATAATAAGCCCCTAGTGAGAAAGGTCCTGAAGAAGGGGTATTTAGTGGGAGCAAAGGCAAAGATTGTCCTGGGGCAAGAGCAAGATTCCTTTGGGGGAAGTTTTGATAATAAACAGTCCTTTGTGGGAGAAATTGGAGAAGTTCACATGTGGGATTTTGTACTTTCTCCAGATGAGGTTCATTCCTCGTACAGTGATGAGAACTTTGGTGGCAATATCCTAAACTGGGAAGCATTGAATTATGAGATAAAAGGTTATGTGGTCATCAAACCCCAGCTGTGGTCCTGA